The Candidatus Denitrolinea symbiosum DNA window ACGGTCACGTCCTCGGCGCCGAGTTGATGGAGGGCGCGCAAAACTCCCCAGCGGCTGGCGAGATCGCCGAGGTTGCCGTAGATGACGCGAGGGAGAATGAGGTGCATGGGAGAGGAGGAGAGAGAAGAGAGCGGAGAGTAGTGAGGAGTTAGGAGTCTATGATGGCAAGGAGGACTTTTTCGTACTCGTCTATGACATGCTCAATGTCGAAGGATTGGGCGAAGGCGAGGCTTTTTTGGCGGGCGGAGAGGATGGCAACAGGATCGGAGAGCAGGGAACGGAGGCTGGCGGAGAATCCCTCCGCGTCGTCGGCGTCGTGGAGGAAGCCGTTTTCGCCAGGCGCGGCCAGGTCGGCGAAACCGCCCGCGCGGCCGACGACGAGCGCGAGTCCGCAGGCAAGCGCCTGCACGCCGACGACGGGCAGTCCCTCGGAGCGCGAGGGCATGAAGAGGACGTCGGAGCGCGCGAATTCGTCCAGCACGTCGCCCGTCTCCACCCAGCCAGGGAAGCGGAATCGGTCCGCGAGGCCGAGACGTTCCGTTTCGGCGCGCGTCGCCTCGAGCAGGACGCCGTCTCCAAGCATGGAACATTCCCAGCGCAGGTCTTTGAGCGCGGCGAGGACGCGCGGAATCTGCAGCGGATTCTTCTGCTCGACGAAGCGTCCCGCGAAGACGAGACGCGGCGGGTCGTTGACTTTTAGCACGCGCGGCGCGAGCGACTTCACGTCCACGCCGTTGGGGATGACGTCTATCGGGACGGGATAATGCGCGAGCGCGAGTCCGCGCGTGTAGCCGCTGACTGCCGCGACGCGCGCCGCCTCGCGCCAGATGGGACGCGTGAACGGCATGACCCAGCGGAACCAGCGGTCTGTTTTGTCTGGCACGCCGCCTGGCACGTCGCCGAGATGGGCGGTGAGCAGATAGGGAGTCCTCGTCAGCCGCGCGAGCGCCCAGGCCGCGGCCCCCGACGGGACGGCGAAGTGGGCGTGGATCGCGTCGGGGCGGAAAACGCGCGTGAGGCGGAGTCCGGCCCAGAGCGAGGCGAGAACGAAGCCGCCCATTTCGAGGAATCCCGCGCGGAAGGGCTGTCGTCGCAGGGAGGGGAGTCGGATCACGTCCACGCCTTCGTCCCGTTCGCGGCGGGGAAGTCCCTTGTAGTGAGCGGTCAGGATTTTGACGTCGTGTCCGCGCCGCGCCAGCCCGCGGCAGATGTCGCGCGCCGCGGCGCCGCCTCCGCCGCCGATGGGCGGATATTCGTGGATGACGACGAGGATGCGCATGTTATTTTGATTCAAG harbors:
- a CDS encoding glycosyltransferase family 4 protein, whose protein sequence is MRILVVIHEYPPIGGGGGAAARDICRGLARRGHDVKILTAHYKGLPRRERDEGVDVIRLPSLRRQPFRAGFLEMGGFVLASLWAGLRLTRVFRPDAIHAHFAVPSGAAAWALARLTRTPYLLTAHLGDVPGGVPDKTDRWFRWVMPFTRPIWREAARVAAVSGYTRGLALAHYPVPIDVIPNGVDVKSLAPRVLKVNDPPRLVFAGRFVEQKNPLQIPRVLAALKDLRWECSMLGDGVLLEATRAETERLGLADRFRFPGWVETGDVLDEFARSDVLFMPSRSEGLPVVGVQALACGLALVVGRAGGFADLAAPGENGFLHDADDAEGFSASLRSLLSDPVAILSARQKSLAFAQSFDIEHVIDEYEKVLLAIIDS